A part of Ziziphus jujuba cultivar Dongzao chromosome 8, ASM3175591v1 genomic DNA contains:
- the LOC107413040 gene encoding vacuolar protein sorting-associated protein 24 homolog 1, whose amino-acid sequence MEKVMNILKPKPNPQQQLRDWQRRLCQECRNIERQIRDIQREEKSVQKAIREAAKRNDMVSAKALAKEIVRSRKTVTHLYENKAQLNSISMHLGESVAIARTVGHLSKSADVMKLVNNLMKAPEVATTMQEFNKEMTKAGVIEEIVNDAVDSALDSEDMEEEIEEEVDKVLTAIAGETAAELPEAIRKEIIKQPAQTSENGQEEEAIPEGVDDEEELEEIRARLAKVRS is encoded by the exons atgGAGAAGGTGATGAACATTTTGAAGCCAAAGCCAAACCCACAGCAACAATTGAGAGATTGGCAGCGTAGACTCTGCCAAGAGTGCCGCAATATTGAACGTCAGATTCgag ATAtacaaagagaagagaaaagtgTGCAGAAAGCCATTAGAGAAGCTGCCAAGAGGAATGACATGGTCTCTGCTAAG GCACTTGCAAAAGAAATTGTTAGATCAAGAAAAACAGTGACCCATCTTTATGAAAATAAGGCACAACTCAATTCAATATCAATGCACCTTGGGGAAAGTGTTG CTATTGCCCGTACTGTGGGGCATTTATCTAAGAGTGCAGATGTTATGAAGCTTGTCAATAATCTCATGAAAGCTCCAGAGGTGGCTACAACAATGCAAGAGTTCAACAAAGAAATGACCAAG GCAGGGGTGATTGAGGAGATTGTAAATGATGCTGTTGACTCAGCACTAGACTCTGAGGATATGGAAGAGGAGATAGAAGAAGAGGTTGATAAGGTTTTGACTGCCATTGCTGGTGAGACTGCCGCAGAGCTTCCTGAAGCTATCAGGAAGGAGATAATAAAACAACCTGCTCAGACATCAGAAAATGGACAGGAG gagGAAGCAATACCCGAGGGTGTTGATGATGAGGAAGAATTGGAAGAAATAAGAGCTCGACTGGCCAAAGTACGGTCATAA